In Deinococcus gobiensis I-0, one genomic interval encodes:
- a CDS encoding SdrD B-like domain-containing protein, producing the protein MSRLASESRTRGQVPDARRPSPGLRPFSLHSARTALRALRSRAGAHAARALVTLLCLAGLVPVSLGSAQSCRGGACVAVGPRLASVDSKQGPLLNLLLNTLLPGTAVNLSVVDWNGLTQGSVGLNALLERLRLNLNLSSTAQVLSTDLSVGQLVTALAQVAQADGNTAQVSALNALGTQLGALGGRIRLGDLLNIQLPSGALADIRLNVLDLLTGSLQLYNFRNVATTPTPITVDPAALGLSGLASLRVYAQVVEPPVYTCGPAGTTLHTAAIRLKLDVELTQGLSVDASTLTSLTAAVSSILPLGLRVQAGATQQNGLLKLSVYAEVAKAEGTIASIDPVGGVLTLTARPGIADLYIGQIADSVFFNRSRILSPADVTPATAANLTVNLNLATTLAPNTTLATVTVPVTVQVRSVASGTPATQTGTFSGSFPQTRTFTSGTVSIASLTTTLVNNLEISLLGGGATVSVLVPNPLLNNLNLTAITNTVISTLTTPLKTATTNVVGPVLTAVLGDVVDPLLGLLGIRVGQAVFTVLGVNSLCTVSGVVYRDVQPDGVRDPGEESGVPAVSVNLVQNGQITGTAALSGSGSYSLADVPSGQYRLIVTNSGSNPTPAPPAGWLFVNPETGARDVTVAAQPVTNQDFGLFAGARVRGVLFRDDGRDTSATVNNAAPNNAVQEGTEPGLSGVTVSLSAAGTTRTVQSAADGTYALYWPASLGTAAALTVTGSGITPTGYDQGAGTSPVLATDLSGTGVSPLALDVSAGRDLVRRFGLVGLSTFTPDGNATAFSPGTASYTHLFRPGTQGSVTLTATANGTPGATSTFFRDLNCDGTVQASERVAVTTFTVDDSWPRDPDGRLSACAIEVQVTVPKDLNAGDKDTRDVEARLTWSGSAVTDPRTVRDTTTVVVLGRATLTKTVRNLTSGGAGSSATALPQEKLEYCLTYRNDGSDLLSDLRLADDFNAPLVYVPGTLTRDGAPLTDAAGDDDGEVTGRQVRVRIPTLAPNASGQSCFTVQVP; encoded by the coding sequence ATGAGCCGGCTTGCGTCTGAGTCCCGCACTCGCGGACAGGTGCCGGACGCGCGTCGTCCATCGCCCGGTCTTCGCCCCTTTTCTCTCCATTCCGCCCGGACTGCGCTGCGCGCGCTGCGCAGCCGCGCCGGAGCCCACGCGGCGCGCGCCCTGGTCACGCTGCTGTGCCTGGCCGGCCTGGTTCCGGTCAGCCTCGGCTCGGCGCAGAGCTGCCGGGGCGGGGCCTGCGTGGCCGTCGGTCCCCGGCTGGCCAGCGTGGACAGCAAGCAGGGACCGCTGCTGAACCTGCTGCTGAATACCCTGCTGCCCGGCACGGCCGTCAACCTCTCGGTGGTCGACTGGAACGGCCTGACGCAGGGCTCGGTCGGCCTGAACGCCCTGCTGGAGCGGCTGCGCCTGAACCTCAACCTGTCGAGCACCGCCCAGGTGCTGAGCACCGACCTGAGTGTCGGCCAGCTCGTCACGGCGCTGGCGCAGGTCGCGCAGGCCGACGGCAACACGGCCCAGGTGAGCGCCCTGAACGCGCTGGGCACGCAGCTCGGCGCGCTGGGCGGGCGCATCCGCCTGGGCGACCTGCTGAACATCCAGCTTCCCTCGGGCGCGCTCGCGGACATCCGCCTCAATGTGCTGGACCTCCTCACCGGCAGCCTTCAGCTCTACAACTTCCGTAACGTGGCGACCACGCCGACCCCCATCACGGTCGATCCGGCGGCCCTGGGCCTGTCCGGCCTCGCCTCGCTGAGGGTGTACGCGCAGGTCGTCGAGCCGCCGGTCTACACCTGCGGCCCGGCCGGAACCACCCTGCACACCGCCGCCATCCGCCTCAAGCTGGATGTGGAGCTGACGCAGGGCCTCTCGGTGGACGCGAGCACCCTGACCAGCCTGACGGCGGCCGTGTCCTCCATCCTTCCCTTGGGCCTCCGGGTCCAGGCCGGGGCCACGCAGCAAAACGGCCTGCTGAAACTGAGCGTGTACGCCGAGGTCGCCAAGGCCGAAGGCACCATCGCCAGCATCGACCCCGTGGGCGGAGTGCTGACCCTCACGGCCCGGCCCGGCATAGCCGACCTGTACATCGGCCAGATCGCCGACTCGGTGTTCTTCAACCGCAGCCGCATCCTGAGCCCGGCCGACGTGACCCCGGCGACGGCCGCCAACCTGACGGTCAACCTGAATCTGGCGACCACCCTCGCGCCCAACACCACCCTGGCGACGGTCACGGTGCCGGTCACGGTGCAGGTGCGCTCGGTCGCCAGCGGCACCCCGGCGACCCAGACCGGTACCTTCAGCGGTTCCTTTCCCCAGACGCGGACCTTTACCTCGGGTACCGTCTCCATCGCCTCCCTGACCACCACGCTCGTGAACAACCTGGAGATCAGCCTTCTGGGCGGGGGGGCGACCGTCAGCGTCCTGGTGCCCAATCCCCTGCTCAACAACCTGAACCTGACCGCCATCACGAACACGGTCATCTCGACCCTGACCACGCCGCTGAAGACGGCGACCACCAACGTGGTCGGGCCGGTCCTGACGGCCGTGCTGGGGGACGTGGTGGATCCCCTGCTGGGGCTGCTGGGCATCCGCGTGGGGCAGGCCGTGTTTACGGTGCTCGGGGTCAACAGCCTGTGCACGGTCAGCGGCGTGGTCTACCGCGACGTGCAGCCCGACGGCGTGCGCGACCCCGGCGAGGAGTCGGGCGTACCCGCCGTCTCGGTCAACCTCGTGCAGAACGGGCAGATCACGGGGACGGCCGCACTGAGCGGCAGCGGCAGCTATTCGCTGGCCGACGTGCCCTCGGGGCAGTACCGCCTGATCGTGACGAACTCGGGCAGCAACCCGACCCCGGCGCCGCCCGCCGGCTGGCTGTTCGTGAACCCGGAAACCGGTGCGCGGGACGTGACCGTCGCGGCCCAGCCGGTCACGAACCAGGACTTCGGACTGTTCGCGGGCGCGCGGGTACGCGGCGTGCTGTTCCGCGACGACGGCCGGGACACGTCGGCCACCGTCAACAACGCGGCCCCCAACAACGCGGTGCAGGAAGGGACCGAACCGGGCCTGAGCGGCGTGACCGTGAGCCTGAGCGCCGCCGGCACCACCCGCACCGTCCAGAGCGCTGCGGACGGCACCTACGCCCTCTACTGGCCCGCCAGCCTGGGCACCGCCGCCGCCCTGACGGTCACGGGCAGCGGGATCACCCCCACAGGCTACGACCAGGGGGCCGGCACTTCGCCCGTACTGGCGACCGACCTCAGCGGGACAGGCGTGAGCCCGCTGGCCCTGGACGTGTCGGCTGGGCGCGACCTCGTGCGGCGCTTCGGGCTGGTGGGCCTCTCGACCTTCACCCCCGACGGCAACGCGACGGCCTTCAGTCCGGGCACGGCGAGTTACACCCACCTGTTCCGGCCCGGCACCCAGGGCAGCGTGACCCTCACGGCCACGGCGAACGGGACGCCGGGCGCGACCTCCACCTTCTTCCGCGACCTGAACTGCGACGGCACCGTGCAGGCGTCCGAGCGCGTCGCCGTGACGACCTTCACCGTGGACGACAGCTGGCCACGCGACCCGGACGGCCGCCTGAGCGCGTGCGCCATCGAGGTGCAGGTCACCGTCCCGAAAGACCTGAACGCCGGCGACAAGGACACACGTGACGTGGAGGCCCGCCTGACGTGGTCGGGCAGCGCCGTGACGGACCCGCGCACGGTGCGCGACACGACCACCGTGGTCGTGCTGGGCCGGGCCACCCTGACCAAGACCGTGCGCAACCTGACCTCCGGCGGGGCAGGCTCCAGCGCCACCGCCCTTCCGCAGGAGAAGCTCGAATACTGCCTGACCTACCGCAACGACGGCAGCGACCTCCTGAGCGACCTGCGACTGGCCGACGATTTCAATGCTCCCCTGGTCTACGTGCCCGGCACCCTGACCCGTGACGGCGCGCCCCTGACCGACGCCGCCGGCGACGACGACGGCGAGGTCACGGGGCGGCAGGTACGGGTGAGGATTCCCACCCTGGCTCCGAACGCCTCGGGCCAGAGCTGCTTCACGGTGCAGGTCCCCTGA
- a CDS encoding DUF11 domain-containing protein yields the protein MTRSRSLFWTAALALTTGALAVGTPAGTRVSNTATLDYNTAAGTPGQASSLAVEVVVRQVYALSVTPDADATNVPASRIFGAFAGQDRLVSYTITNSGNGSDTFNLSVVQPTTNDDFDFTNVVIYADADKNGVPDGPALTSVTLAADAQTNVLVSVRTPATAPADTSGLFSLRAVSAGDATIVDENNYARVRVTNSAQLSLNFNAAPAGAVAPGSTVSYAATGSNSSATAAGGVTGVVTVDGVPRDGIFVRDVLPGGMRLASVDPTSGSVAGTATLLYSTDGGTNWTATAPANLATVNAVGLLISGSGAFFPQNSTYALRFTATVPVGAAAGTDLSNTATLTFDGNGDGDGADAGEAISQTTNNTVAGVSSAAVGPFGFPNGDGAGTYVFGGQTITRAGDVQTLGAPVTAGTSVTFKQTLLNTGNALNTFSVAVDQAPAGWTCRVLNVDANGNTSPLSSTVSLPAGGSVDLAAQCDIPLPSTSLQNAEIRVAATPNGGTPDYTTDRVPQVNAAGPVVLGNGDGNAATPPSTAPVTVTAAPGTPARFVLEVQNGAPVPEAYALTSTVPSGYGTPVFYLDTNCDGTPDGAPITQTPAIAPGATLCLIADVTPPPGRTAGSEPVQFTATSTTTPSRTSTVTNTVGVSGVAAATFVPDNAGTAVAGTSVTYTHTLTNTSNSAVTVDVPAFTSPKGWTYTFSTDNVTFSPSLTGLALAQGAGTPVYVRVSIPATYVAVANDSEAAAIRAVVTASGSASTSTVTVVDTTTALRTSATVTKAAALCTATDSNGNTNCTTVSPLANGAAVAPKDLIRYTIVATNTGDAPQNSVYVSDRLPDNTDFVAVSASGNGVNLRYSVDNGQTWTTAAPTALPGRVIWIGVDGNNDGLVDAKDLFTANQSFTVRFDVRIR from the coding sequence ATGACCCGTTCCCGTTCCTTGTTCTGGACGGCCGCCCTTGCCCTGACGACCGGTGCGCTGGCCGTGGGTACCCCCGCCGGCACACGCGTGAGCAACACCGCTACGCTGGATTACAACACGGCGGCAGGTACGCCCGGACAGGCGAGCTCGCTGGCCGTCGAAGTCGTGGTGCGCCAGGTCTACGCCCTGAGCGTCACCCCCGATGCCGACGCGACCAACGTTCCGGCCTCGCGGATTTTCGGGGCCTTTGCCGGTCAGGACCGCCTCGTGTCCTACACGATCACCAACAGCGGCAACGGCAGCGACACCTTCAACCTCAGCGTCGTCCAGCCGACCACCAATGACGATTTCGATTTCACGAACGTCGTCATCTACGCCGACGCCGACAAAAACGGCGTGCCCGACGGCCCAGCGCTGACCTCGGTGACCCTGGCTGCCGACGCCCAGACCAATGTCCTGGTGTCGGTGCGCACCCCGGCGACCGCGCCGGCGGACACGAGCGGCCTGTTCTCGCTGCGCGCCGTGTCGGCGGGCGACGCCACCATCGTGGACGAGAACAACTACGCGCGCGTGAGGGTGACCAACAGCGCGCAGCTGAGCCTGAATTTCAATGCCGCCCCGGCCGGAGCGGTCGCGCCGGGCTCCACCGTCAGCTACGCAGCGACCGGCAGCAACAGCTCGGCCACGGCGGCGGGGGGCGTGACCGGCGTCGTGACGGTAGACGGCGTACCGCGCGACGGCATCTTCGTGCGCGACGTCCTGCCCGGCGGCATGCGCCTGGCGAGCGTGGACCCGACGAGCGGCAGTGTGGCCGGTACGGCAACGCTGCTGTACTCCACCGACGGCGGCACGAACTGGACGGCCACCGCGCCCGCCAACCTCGCGACCGTCAATGCCGTGGGCCTGCTCATCAGCGGGTCGGGGGCCTTCTTCCCTCAGAACAGCACCTATGCCCTGCGCTTCACGGCGACCGTACCGGTGGGCGCGGCGGCGGGCACCGACCTCTCCAATACCGCCACCCTGACCTTCGACGGCAACGGCGACGGCGACGGCGCGGACGCGGGCGAGGCGATCAGCCAGACGACCAACAACACCGTGGCGGGCGTGAGCAGCGCGGCCGTCGGTCCTTTCGGGTTCCCCAACGGCGACGGCGCGGGCACCTACGTCTTCGGCGGGCAGACCATCACCCGCGCGGGCGACGTACAGACGCTGGGCGCACCCGTGACGGCGGGCACCTCGGTCACCTTCAAGCAGACCCTGCTGAACACCGGCAACGCCCTGAACACCTTCAGCGTGGCGGTGGACCAGGCGCCGGCCGGGTGGACCTGCCGCGTGCTGAACGTGGACGCCAACGGCAACACCAGTCCGCTGAGCAGCACCGTGAGCCTGCCGGCCGGGGGCAGCGTGGACCTCGCGGCGCAGTGCGACATTCCGCTGCCCTCGACCAGCCTCCAGAACGCCGAGATCCGGGTGGCGGCGACCCCCAACGGCGGCACGCCCGACTACACCACCGACCGCGTGCCGCAGGTCAACGCCGCCGGACCGGTGGTGCTGGGCAACGGCGACGGCAACGCCGCGACCCCGCCCAGCACTGCGCCCGTCACCGTGACGGCCGCGCCGGGCACCCCCGCCCGCTTCGTACTGGAAGTGCAGAACGGCGCGCCGGTCCCCGAGGCCTACGCCCTGACCTCGACCGTGCCCAGCGGCTACGGCACGCCGGTCTTCTACCTCGACACCAACTGTGACGGCACGCCCGACGGCGCACCCATCACCCAGACCCCGGCCATCGCCCCCGGCGCGACCCTGTGCCTGATCGCGGACGTCACGCCGCCCCCCGGCCGCACGGCAGGCAGCGAGCCGGTGCAGTTCACGGCCACCAGCACCACCACCCCCTCGCGCACCAGCACCGTCACCAACACCGTCGGGGTCAGCGGCGTGGCGGCGGCGACCTTCGTGCCCGACAACGCCGGCACCGCCGTGGCCGGAACGAGCGTGACCTATACGCACACCCTGACAAACACCAGCAACAGCGCCGTGACCGTGGACGTTCCGGCCTTCACGTCGCCCAAGGGCTGGACCTACACCTTCTCGACCGACAACGTCACCTTCTCGCCCAGCCTCACCGGACTGGCGCTGGCGCAGGGCGCGGGCACCCCGGTGTACGTGCGGGTCAGCATTCCGGCGACCTATGTGGCGGTCGCGAACGACAGCGAGGCGGCGGCGATCCGCGCGGTCGTCACGGCCAGCGGGTCGGCTTCGACCAGCACCGTCACGGTCGTGGACACCACGACGGCCCTGCGCACGAGCGCGACCGTCACCAAGGCCGCGGCCCTGTGCACGGCGACCGACAGCAACGGCAACACGAACTGCACCACCGTTTCCCCGCTGGCGAACGGCGCCGCCGTCGCTCCCAAAGATCTGATCCGGTACACCATCGTCGCGACCAACACCGGCGACGCCCCGCAGAACTCGGTCTACGTGAGCGACAGGCTGCCGGACAACACCGACTTCGTGGCGGTCAGCGCCTCGGGCAACGGCGTGAACCTGCGCTACAGCGTGGACAACGGCCAGACCTGGACGACCGCTGCCCCGACCGCTCTGCCGGGCCGCGTCATCTGGATCGGCGTAGACGGCAACAACGACGGCCTCGTGGACGCAAAGGACCTTTTCACGGCGAACCAGAGCTTCACCGTCCGCTTCGACGTGCGGATCCGCTAG
- a CDS encoding GGDEF domain-containing protein, whose amino-acid sequence MEPSFLSSEAFNAVLQAVLASSGASESFVLFHDGGGTVRLGPGDVRRLEGDWGAGLDRWLPPEGDTLPLLHGGQTVGLLCTVPGEALSAGTDHTLSGLLAQVSMTADPWSADQLSGQSALVDRCGRLRAATPGWFALFGLSGEATGQPLGELRPGWRCLEQALPDVLAGRAHGLPAWREEPAGQAARTLGGDLRPWPVMGGELAALFTVWALDPAPRAAPGDAAPAGLASGHAAFQAIFGHAPQAQWIVDARGTVLDGNAAAAALEPGGAAATLGEPIWSSGVWRGLDPVRRQVRAAALRAGRGEASELLLEMEAGAPWQLRARPLDRSHALFEAVPLDHDPKTVERRLALLDVLMAHSGEAVIVTDGRGRPLMFSGAVRQMMMPGAQEAAARDWARHFELRGTDGAPLSPAQFPAVRALRGEQVQDEEVLVVSDQGTRSLAMSAHLLPGDLGAVVLARDLGEKRRLLSYLSQVTRRDPLTELPNRQAFLDRIETALEQRRHDPETRYAVLLCELGGLGDPLATFGPVLGQRLWLDCAARFRDVFRSTDLVARFEQGQFAALLARPGNGLGLILDRLRESFSVPFTVGEETFVPELWVGLVPDLGTQLSPHDVLFRASQSLRVLPVHVLASE is encoded by the coding sequence ATGGAACCTTCCTTCCTTTCGTCGGAGGCGTTCAATGCCGTTCTTCAGGCTGTCCTGGCGAGCAGTGGAGCCAGCGAGAGTTTCGTGCTGTTCCATGACGGCGGCGGTACGGTGCGCCTCGGCCCCGGCGACGTGCGCCGGCTGGAAGGCGACTGGGGGGCCGGGCTGGACCGGTGGCTGCCCCCGGAAGGCGACACCCTGCCCCTGCTGCATGGCGGCCAGACCGTGGGGCTGCTGTGTACCGTCCCCGGCGAGGCGCTGTCGGCCGGAACCGACCACACCCTGAGCGGGCTGCTGGCCCAGGTGAGCATGACGGCCGACCCCTGGAGCGCCGATCAGCTGTCCGGGCAGAGCGCGCTGGTCGACCGTTGCGGCCGGCTGCGGGCGGCCACGCCGGGGTGGTTCGCCCTGTTCGGGCTGTCCGGCGAGGCGACGGGGCAGCCGCTGGGCGAGCTGCGTCCCGGGTGGCGATGTCTGGAACAGGCCCTGCCGGACGTTCTGGCCGGGCGGGCCCACGGGCTGCCGGCGTGGCGCGAGGAGCCGGCCGGGCAGGCGGCCCGGACCCTCGGGGGCGACCTGCGCCCCTGGCCGGTCATGGGCGGCGAACTGGCCGCACTGTTCACGGTCTGGGCGCTCGATCCTGCGCCGCGCGCCGCGCCGGGCGACGCCGCTCCGGCGGGTCTGGCCTCCGGCCACGCGGCCTTCCAGGCGATCTTCGGCCACGCGCCGCAGGCACAGTGGATCGTGGACGCCCGGGGCACGGTGCTGGACGGCAACGCAGCGGCGGCGGCGCTGGAGCCGGGCGGCGCGGCGGCCACGCTGGGCGAGCCGATCTGGTCGTCGGGGGTCTGGCGCGGTCTCGATCCGGTCCGGCGGCAGGTGCGCGCGGCGGCGCTCCGGGCCGGGCGCGGCGAGGCCTCCGAACTCCTGCTGGAGATGGAGGCGGGTGCGCCCTGGCAGCTGCGCGCGCGCCCGCTGGACCGGAGCCACGCGCTGTTCGAGGCGGTGCCCCTGGACCACGACCCCAAAACGGTGGAGCGGCGGCTGGCCCTGCTGGACGTGCTCATGGCCCATTCCGGCGAGGCCGTCATCGTGACCGACGGCCGGGGCCGGCCGCTGATGTTCAGCGGCGCCGTTCGCCAGATGATGATGCCCGGCGCGCAGGAGGCGGCGGCGCGTGACTGGGCGCGGCATTTCGAGCTGCGGGGGACGGACGGCGCGCCGCTGTCGCCGGCGCAGTTTCCCGCCGTCCGGGCCCTGCGCGGCGAGCAGGTCCAGGACGAGGAGGTGCTGGTCGTCTCGGACCAGGGCACCCGGTCGCTCGCCATGAGCGCCCACCTCCTGCCCGGCGATCTGGGCGCGGTGGTGCTCGCGCGGGACCTCGGCGAGAAGCGGCGGCTGCTGAGCTACCTGAGCCAGGTGACGCGGCGCGACCCGCTGACCGAACTGCCCAACCGTCAGGCCTTTCTCGACCGCATCGAGACGGCGCTCGAGCAGCGTCGGCACGATCCCGAGACCCGCTACGCCGTCCTGTTGTGCGAGCTGGGCGGCCTGGGCGATCCGCTGGCGACCTTCGGGCCGGTCCTGGGTCAGCGGCTGTGGCTCGACTGCGCCGCGCGGTTCCGCGACGTGTTCCGGAGCACCGACCTCGTGGCCCGTTTCGAGCAGGGGCAGTTCGCCGCCCTGCTGGCCCGGCCCGGAAACGGTCTCGGGCTGATCCTCGACCGCCTGCGCGAGAGCTTCTCGGTGCCTTTCACGGTCGGCGAGGAGACGTTCGTGCCCGAACTGTGGGTCGGCCTCGTGCCCGACCTGGGCACGCAGCTCTCGCCCCACGACGTGCTGTTCCGGGCCAGCCAGTCCCTGCGGGTGCTGCCGGTCCACGTGCTCGCCAGCGAATAG
- a CDS encoding alpha/beta hydrolase: MTTPTPDLSWIHLLERGTQDRTLLLLHGTGGDERSLLDLGRRLAPGAGLLSVRGRSLEEGFPRFFRRFSAIQYDQPHLNAEADALADFTAQAAAHYGLNPAKITALGYSNGANIALATLVRRPGIFAGAALLRPVMALENPPHPDLGGVRVLALHGARDPFLPHAAALGPYLRGLGADLTEQTVNAGHELSPQDLNLTAAWLGAGQP; the protein is encoded by the coding sequence ATGACGACCCCCACCCCCGACCTGAGCTGGATTCACCTGCTGGAACGCGGCACCCAGGACCGCACGCTGCTGCTGCTGCACGGCACGGGCGGGGACGAACGCTCGCTGCTCGACCTGGGCCGGCGCCTGGCCCCCGGCGCAGGGTTGCTGAGCGTGCGCGGGCGCTCGCTGGAAGAAGGCTTTCCGCGTTTCTTCCGCCGCTTCAGCGCCATCCAGTACGACCAGCCGCACCTGAACGCCGAGGCCGACGCCCTGGCCGACTTCACGGCGCAGGCGGCGGCGCACTACGGCCTGAACCCGGCCAAGATCACGGCGCTGGGGTACAGCAACGGGGCCAATATCGCGCTGGCGACGCTGGTGCGGCGGCCCGGCATCTTCGCGGGCGCGGCGCTGCTGCGGCCGGTGATGGCGCTGGAGAACCCACCGCACCCGGACCTGGGCGGCGTGCGGGTGCTGGCGCTGCACGGCGCGCGCGACCCCTTCCTGCCCCACGCGGCGGCGCTGGGACCGTACCTGCGCGGCCTGGGCGCCGACCTGACCGAGCAGACCGTGAACGCCGGACACGAACTGTCGCCGCAGGACCTGAACCTGACGGCGGCGTGGCTGGGCGCCGGCCAGCCCTGA
- a CDS encoding ring-cleaving dioxygenase, whose protein sequence is MSDLQFPGFHHLTAVSANIRENKRFYTQDLGMRLIKRSVNQDDVSAYHLFYADAVGTPGTDVTFFDWPVDRERRGNHSVTRTALRVRDEASLGYWQARLDDLKVTRGEVGERAGRATLDFEDPEGQRLSLVVDGGAGDEPTPWAASPVPAEHQIRGLGPITMTVPSLRNTDLVLQKVMNMRPVREYADPESPAHTVHVYEMGAGGPQAELHVAVRPDLPPAQSGAGGVHHVAFRTPDDEQYHAWNDRLNRFGLRSSGEVDRYYFRSLYFREPNGVLFEIATDGPGFGVDEDMATLGDKVILPPRFEPRRAQILAGLKPID, encoded by the coding sequence ATGAGCGACCTGCAATTCCCCGGCTTCCACCACCTGACCGCCGTGTCGGCCAACATCCGCGAGAACAAGCGCTTCTACACGCAGGACCTCGGGATGCGGCTGATCAAGCGCAGCGTGAACCAGGACGACGTGAGCGCCTACCACCTGTTCTACGCCGACGCGGTGGGCACGCCCGGCACCGACGTGACCTTCTTCGACTGGCCGGTGGACCGCGAGCGCCGGGGCAACCATTCGGTGACGCGCACGGCCCTGCGGGTACGTGACGAGGCCAGCCTGGGCTACTGGCAGGCGCGCCTGGATGACCTGAAGGTGACGCGCGGTGAGGTCGGAGAGCGCGCGGGCCGCGCCACTCTGGACTTCGAGGACCCCGAGGGCCAGCGCCTGAGCCTCGTGGTGGACGGCGGCGCGGGCGACGAGCCGACCCCCTGGGCCGCCAGCCCGGTCCCGGCCGAGCACCAGATTCGCGGCCTGGGGCCGATCACGATGACCGTGCCCAGCCTGCGCAACACCGACCTCGTGCTCCAGAAGGTCATGAACATGCGCCCGGTGCGCGAGTACGCAGACCCCGAGAGCCCGGCGCACACCGTCCACGTGTACGAGATGGGCGCGGGCGGCCCGCAGGCCGAGCTGCACGTCGCGGTGCGCCCCGACCTGCCCCCGGCGCAGAGCGGAGCGGGGGGCGTGCACCACGTCGCCTTCCGCACGCCCGACGACGAGCAGTACCACGCCTGGAACGACCGCCTGAACCGCTTCGGCCTGCGCAGCAGCGGCGAGGTGGACCGCTACTACTTCCGCAGCCTGTACTTCCGCGAACCCAACGGCGTGCTGTTCGAGATCGCCACCGACGGCCCCGGCTTCGGTGTGGACGAGGACATGGCGACCCTGGGCGACAAGGTGATCCTGCCCCCCCGTTTCGAGCCCCGCCGCGCGCAGATCCTCGCCGGCCTCAAGCCCATCGACTGA
- a CDS encoding VOC family protein: MTLPTLPLPLGGVHHVSALTADAARNHDFYTRVLGLRLVKKTVNQDSPGMYHLFYADGAGTPGSDLTFFDFPRAAREHRGSDSVTRTTWRVTGPAALAFWAARFRDLGVPHGEVYTLDGRAHLDFEDPDGTRLSLFDDGGEGPRGVPHGDLPGEMQLQGLGYSGYHVGDLAPTRAFLEAGLGLREVRRYALDGLPTTVFAMGEGGPHAELHVTEAPELPHSRPGAGSVHHVALRVRDDRELRHWLLHLAGAGYGNSGEVDRHWFRSVYIRDPNGLVIELATDGPGFATDEVPEALGERLSLPPFLEPRRATIEAHLRPLHLTPTPQEGE; this comes from the coding sequence ATGACCCTGCCCACCCTTCCGCTGCCCCTCGGCGGCGTGCATCACGTCAGCGCCCTGACGGCCGACGCCGCGCGCAACCACGACTTCTACACCCGCGTGCTGGGCCTGCGGCTGGTCAAGAAGACCGTCAACCAGGACTCGCCGGGCATGTACCACCTGTTCTACGCCGACGGGGCTGGCACGCCCGGCAGCGACCTGACCTTCTTCGACTTTCCGCGTGCGGCGCGTGAGCATCGGGGGAGCGACTCGGTGACGCGCACGACCTGGCGGGTCACGGGGCCGGCGGCGCTGGCGTTCTGGGCGGCCCGCTTCCGCGACCTGGGCGTGCCCCACGGCGAGGTCTATACCCTCGACGGCCGCGCGCACCTCGACTTCGAGGACCCGGACGGCACCCGCCTGTCGCTGTTCGACGACGGCGGCGAGGGGCCGCGCGGCGTGCCCCACGGCGACCTGCCCGGCGAGATGCAGCTTCAGGGCCTGGGTTACAGCGGCTACCACGTGGGCGACCTGGCCCCCACCCGCGCCTTTCTGGAGGCGGGCCTGGGGCTGCGCGAGGTGCGGCGCTACGCCCTGGACGGCCTGCCCACGACCGTCTTCGCGATGGGCGAGGGTGGCCCCCACGCCGAGCTGCATGTGACCGAGGCGCCGGAGCTGCCCCACAGCCGCCCCGGCGCGGGCAGCGTGCACCACGTCGCGCTGCGCGTGCGGGACGACCGTGAGCTGCGGCACTGGCTGCTGCACCTGGCGGGGGCCGGGTACGGCAACAGCGGCGAGGTGGACCGCCACTGGTTCCGCTCGGTGTACATCCGCGACCCCAACGGCCTGGTGATCGAGCTGGCGACCGACGGCCCCGGCTTCGCCACCGACGAGGTCCCCGAGGCGCTGGGTGAGCGCCTGAGCCTGCCTCCCTTCCTCGAACCCCGGCGCGCGACCATCGAGGCGCACCTGCGGCCCCTGCACCTGACCCCCACTCCACAAGAAGGAGAATGA
- a CDS encoding MarR family winged helix-turn-helix transcriptional regulator, with amino-acid sequence MLTLSPTELLAWRGFLHTHDTLWKLLDAALAQDGLNMAAYELLLTLQEAGTAGLRMTELARRVRFSGGGLTRLADKLQGQGLIERRRCEDDGRGFEAVLTAAGQRQLRRAHVRHLREVRRLFLSRLTPEETATLAALWTRLLEEPAP; translated from the coding sequence GTGCTCACCCTCTCTCCCACCGAACTGCTCGCCTGGCGCGGCTTCCTGCATACCCACGACACGCTGTGGAAGCTGCTCGACGCGGCCCTGGCGCAGGACGGCCTGAACATGGCCGCCTACGAACTACTGCTGACCCTCCAGGAAGCGGGAACGGCGGGCCTGCGCATGACCGAACTGGCGCGCCGCGTGCGCTTTTCCGGCGGCGGCCTGACGCGGCTGGCCGACAAGCTCCAGGGCCAGGGCCTCATCGAGCGCCGGCGCTGCGAGGACGACGGGCGCGGTTTCGAGGCCGTACTGACCGCTGCGGGTCAGCGCCAGCTCCGGCGGGCGCACGTGCGGCACCTGCGCGAGGTGCGCCGGCTGTTCCTGAGCCGCCTGACCCCCGAGGAGACCGCCACCCTCGCCGCCCTGTGGACCCGGCTTCTGGAGGAGCCTGCACCATGA